The Brevinematales bacterium region AGATCAGTATTCTGATAGCGATCCTCGATAACCAATCTGCGATAATGGTATCGGCTGATTCATAGACTTCCTAGGATGTCTGCCCCTTACCAAAGGGGCAGACCGATACGCATATCCCGCATAGGCTGATCTCCTCGTCCAGCCGTTCGCGCGATAGTCTCCGTGCCGTTTCCCGGCATTTGAACGGGTTATAGTATTCGTCGCGGTCGGTATGAATATCCCATAACGCGCCCGTAGCCGCTCCGGCGGGGCATTTCTCCACGCAGAGAATGCATTTTCCGCACCGGCTTTCGTCTATCGGATGCGACGCTATTTCCCCTTTATAACCGAACAGCACTGTCCCCAACCGCACCCTCGGCCCGTACTCCGGGGTTATCAGTAAATCCGTCTTCCCGATCCATCCCAGCCCCGCGCGCGTCGCGGTCATTTTATGCGACACCTCTACCCGCAGAGTTTTCCAATAATCGTCGTCCAATTCATGGTCGTATACAGTCGGCT contains the following coding sequences:
- a CDS encoding epoxyqueuosine reductase is translated as MEIRNLIAPLLDKNIYTFGIGSIAGLLPEKYGAYNYAVSLLRGLDNPIIDKVSDGPTREYFDHYHTVNREIAETVTRIEMVLTDNGIPAFAVKPTVYDHELDDDYWKTLRVEVSHKMTATRAGLGWIGKTDLLITPEYGPRVRLGTVLFGYKGEIASHPIDESRCGKCILCVEKCPAGAATGALWDIHTDRDEYYNPFKCRETARRLSRERLDEEISLCGICVSVCPFGKGQTS